Proteins from one Rhinopithecus roxellana isolate Shanxi Qingling chromosome 20, ASM756505v1, whole genome shotgun sequence genomic window:
- the LAT gene encoding linker for activation of T-cells family member 1 isoform X1, with product MEEAILVPCVLGLLLLPILAVLMALCVHCHRLPGSYDSASSDSLYPRGIQIKRPHTVAPWPPAYPPVTSYPPLNQPDLLPIPRSPQPLGGSHRTPSSRQDSDGANSVASYENEGASGIRGARVGWGGWGPSWARLTPVSLPPEPACEDADEDEDEDDYHNPGYLVVLPDSTPAASTAAPSAPALSTPGLRDSACSMESIDDYVNVPESGESAEASLDGSREYVNVSQELHPGAAKTEPAALSSQKAEEVEEEGAPDYENLQELN from the exons ATGGAGGAGGCCATCCTTGTCCCCTGCGTGCTGGGGCTCCTGCTGCTGCCCATCCTGGCCGTGTTGATGGCACTGTGTGTGCACTGCCACAGATTGCCAG GCTCCTACGACAGCGCATCCTCAGATAG TTTGTATCCAAGGGGCATCCAGATCAAACGGCCTC ACACAGTCGCCCCCTGGCCACCTGCCTACCCGCCTGTCACCTCCTACCCACCCCTGAACCAGCCAGACCTGCTCCCCATCCC AAGATCCCCACAGCCCCTTGGGGGCTCCCACCGGACGCCATCTTCCAGGCAGGATTCCGATGGTG CCAACAGTGTGGCGAGCTACGAGAACGAGGGTGCGTCTGGGATCCGAGGTGCCCGGGTtgggtggggaggctggggcccATCCTGGGCTAGGCTGACCCCTGTGTCGTTACCCCCAGAACCAGCCTGTGAGGATgcggatgaggatgaggatgaggacGACTATCACAATCCGGGCTACCT GGTGGTGCTTCCCGACAGCACTCCGGCCGCTAGCACTGCCGCCCCATCAGCTCCTGCACTCAGCACCCCCGGCCTCCGAGACAGTGCCTGCTCCA TGGAGTCCATTGATGATTACGTGAACGTTCCGGAGAGCGGGGAGAGCGCAGAAGCGTCTCTAG ATGGCAGCCGGGAGTATGTGAATGTGTCCCAGGAGCTGCATCCTGGAGCGGCTAAGACTGAGCCTG CCGCCTTGAGTTCCCAGAAGGCGGAGGAAGTGGAGGAAGAGGGGGCTCCAGATTACGAGAATCTGCAGGAGCTGAACTGA
- the LAT gene encoding linker for activation of T-cells family member 1 isoform X2 — MEEAILVPCVLGLLLLPILAVLMALCVHCHRLPGSYDSASSDSLYPRGIQIKRPHTVAPWPPAYPPVTSYPPLNQPDLLPIPSPQPLGGSHRTPSSRQDSDGANSVASYENEGASGIRGARVGWGGWGPSWARLTPVSLPPEPACEDADEDEDEDDYHNPGYLVVLPDSTPAASTAAPSAPALSTPGLRDSACSMESIDDYVNVPESGESAEASLDGSREYVNVSQELHPGAAKTEPAALSSQKAEEVEEEGAPDYENLQELN, encoded by the exons ATGGAGGAGGCCATCCTTGTCCCCTGCGTGCTGGGGCTCCTGCTGCTGCCCATCCTGGCCGTGTTGATGGCACTGTGTGTGCACTGCCACAGATTGCCAG GCTCCTACGACAGCGCATCCTCAGATAG TTTGTATCCAAGGGGCATCCAGATCAAACGGCCTC ACACAGTCGCCCCCTGGCCACCTGCCTACCCGCCTGTCACCTCCTACCCACCCCTGAACCAGCCAGACCTGCTCCCCATCCC ATCCCCACAGCCCCTTGGGGGCTCCCACCGGACGCCATCTTCCAGGCAGGATTCCGATGGTG CCAACAGTGTGGCGAGCTACGAGAACGAGGGTGCGTCTGGGATCCGAGGTGCCCGGGTtgggtggggaggctggggcccATCCTGGGCTAGGCTGACCCCTGTGTCGTTACCCCCAGAACCAGCCTGTGAGGATgcggatgaggatgaggatgaggacGACTATCACAATCCGGGCTACCT GGTGGTGCTTCCCGACAGCACTCCGGCCGCTAGCACTGCCGCCCCATCAGCTCCTGCACTCAGCACCCCCGGCCTCCGAGACAGTGCCTGCTCCA TGGAGTCCATTGATGATTACGTGAACGTTCCGGAGAGCGGGGAGAGCGCAGAAGCGTCTCTAG ATGGCAGCCGGGAGTATGTGAATGTGTCCCAGGAGCTGCATCCTGGAGCGGCTAAGACTGAGCCTG CCGCCTTGAGTTCCCAGAAGGCGGAGGAAGTGGAGGAAGAGGGGGCTCCAGATTACGAGAATCTGCAGGAGCTGAACTGA
- the LAT gene encoding linker for activation of T-cells family member 1 isoform X4, with protein MEEAILVPCVLGLLLLPILAVLMALCVHCHRLPGSYDSASSDSLYPRGIQIKRPHTVAPWPPAYPPVTSYPPLNQPDLLPIPSPQPLGGSHRTPSSRQDSDGANSVASYENEEPACEDADEDEDEDDYHNPGYLVVLPDSTPAASTAAPSAPALSTPGLRDSACSMESIDDYVNVPESGESAEASLDGSREYVNVSQELHPGAAKTEPAALSSQKAEEVEEEGAPDYENLQELN; from the exons ATGGAGGAGGCCATCCTTGTCCCCTGCGTGCTGGGGCTCCTGCTGCTGCCCATCCTGGCCGTGTTGATGGCACTGTGTGTGCACTGCCACAGATTGCCAG GCTCCTACGACAGCGCATCCTCAGATAG TTTGTATCCAAGGGGCATCCAGATCAAACGGCCTC ACACAGTCGCCCCCTGGCCACCTGCCTACCCGCCTGTCACCTCCTACCCACCCCTGAACCAGCCAGACCTGCTCCCCATCCC ATCCCCACAGCCCCTTGGGGGCTCCCACCGGACGCCATCTTCCAGGCAGGATTCCGATGGTG CCAACAGTGTGGCGAGCTACGAGAACGAGG AACCAGCCTGTGAGGATgcggatgaggatgaggatgaggacGACTATCACAATCCGGGCTACCT GGTGGTGCTTCCCGACAGCACTCCGGCCGCTAGCACTGCCGCCCCATCAGCTCCTGCACTCAGCACCCCCGGCCTCCGAGACAGTGCCTGCTCCA TGGAGTCCATTGATGATTACGTGAACGTTCCGGAGAGCGGGGAGAGCGCAGAAGCGTCTCTAG ATGGCAGCCGGGAGTATGTGAATGTGTCCCAGGAGCTGCATCCTGGAGCGGCTAAGACTGAGCCTG CCGCCTTGAGTTCCCAGAAGGCGGAGGAAGTGGAGGAAGAGGGGGCTCCAGATTACGAGAATCTGCAGGAGCTGAACTGA
- the LAT gene encoding linker for activation of T-cells family member 1 isoform X3, which produces MEEAILVPCVLGLLLLPILAVLMALCVHCHRLPGSYDSASSDSLYPRGIQIKRPHTVAPWPPAYPPVTSYPPLNQPDLLPIPRSPQPLGGSHRTPSSRQDSDGANSVASYENEEPACEDADEDEDEDDYHNPGYLVVLPDSTPAASTAAPSAPALSTPGLRDSACSMESIDDYVNVPESGESAEASLDGSREYVNVSQELHPGAAKTEPAALSSQKAEEVEEEGAPDYENLQELN; this is translated from the exons ATGGAGGAGGCCATCCTTGTCCCCTGCGTGCTGGGGCTCCTGCTGCTGCCCATCCTGGCCGTGTTGATGGCACTGTGTGTGCACTGCCACAGATTGCCAG GCTCCTACGACAGCGCATCCTCAGATAG TTTGTATCCAAGGGGCATCCAGATCAAACGGCCTC ACACAGTCGCCCCCTGGCCACCTGCCTACCCGCCTGTCACCTCCTACCCACCCCTGAACCAGCCAGACCTGCTCCCCATCCC AAGATCCCCACAGCCCCTTGGGGGCTCCCACCGGACGCCATCTTCCAGGCAGGATTCCGATGGTG CCAACAGTGTGGCGAGCTACGAGAACGAGG AACCAGCCTGTGAGGATgcggatgaggatgaggatgaggacGACTATCACAATCCGGGCTACCT GGTGGTGCTTCCCGACAGCACTCCGGCCGCTAGCACTGCCGCCCCATCAGCTCCTGCACTCAGCACCCCCGGCCTCCGAGACAGTGCCTGCTCCA TGGAGTCCATTGATGATTACGTGAACGTTCCGGAGAGCGGGGAGAGCGCAGAAGCGTCTCTAG ATGGCAGCCGGGAGTATGTGAATGTGTCCCAGGAGCTGCATCCTGGAGCGGCTAAGACTGAGCCTG CCGCCTTGAGTTCCCAGAAGGCGGAGGAAGTGGAGGAAGAGGGGGCTCCAGATTACGAGAATCTGCAGGAGCTGAACTGA